In Symmachiella dynata, the following are encoded in one genomic region:
- a CDS encoding WD40 repeat domain-containing protein — MSETSIDLSSIAFSGDSSTLVVVKRVGSPRRIVLEQLFGHWRGEFVVFDLSANTQRSVQIKDGPGVSDFAVVIPMINVDKTLVPPNDVLYVQGLSSWDLPRKSASRHTDVKLGLVRSNTVIKEFPYTTALPTKSIAIDSKMTRLAICNYADQTTHPVPGEFELWKLNPPELLIEHKSDHTMFNSTTISPDGNVVVAGGGEWIPERKMILGKLVESGRLSYRGELQFWNTADGKKIREIQIEDRAVRCLDYSPDGKFVVTGFQDASVAWWSVANGDEVTDIRFDKPSPERGRSFGPFAVQQCVFSPDGRLLAVSVGSYNIGSKWGELHIVDTETMEVIETVWKKAAHVIGNVVFSPDGKMLAAVCLDGTLMVWGVQSR; from the coding sequence ATGTCGGAAACGAGTATCGACTTGTCATCCATCGCCTTCAGTGGTGACAGTTCCACGCTCGTGGTCGTCAAGAGAGTTGGATCACCGCGCAGAATCGTCTTGGAACAGTTGTTTGGGCACTGGCGCGGCGAGTTCGTAGTTTTCGACCTTTCGGCCAACACTCAACGGAGCGTGCAGATAAAAGACGGCCCGGGAGTCAGTGATTTCGCAGTCGTGATACCGATGATCAATGTCGATAAAACGCTCGTTCCGCCGAATGACGTATTGTATGTCCAAGGTTTGTCGTCCTGGGATTTACCACGCAAAAGTGCCTCGCGCCATACGGACGTCAAACTTGGTCTTGTGAGGTCCAATACGGTGATTAAGGAATTCCCCTACACAACGGCGCTGCCCACAAAATCGATTGCTATTGATTCAAAGATGACGCGTTTGGCGATTTGCAACTATGCTGACCAAACGACGCACCCGGTCCCGGGAGAGTTCGAGCTTTGGAAACTCAATCCTCCCGAGTTGTTAATTGAACACAAATCCGACCATACGATGTTCAATTCCACGACGATTTCGCCGGACGGCAATGTGGTCGTCGCTGGCGGGGGCGAATGGATTCCCGAGCGTAAGATGATATTGGGAAAACTTGTTGAATCCGGTCGGCTGTCCTATCGCGGAGAGCTGCAGTTTTGGAACACGGCGGATGGGAAAAAAATCCGCGAAATTCAAATCGAAGATCGAGCCGTTCGGTGCCTTGATTACTCTCCGGATGGCAAGTTTGTCGTAACCGGATTTCAAGATGCGAGTGTCGCGTGGTGGAGTGTTGCCAACGGAGATGAAGTCACTGATATTCGATTTGATAAGCCATCTCCGGAACGAGGTCGGTCGTTTGGTCCTTTCGCCGTGCAACAGTGTGTATTTTCGCCGGACGGGAGGCTACTTGCGGTCAGTGTGGGTAGCTACAATATTGGCAGCAAATGGGGCGAGCTTCACATTGTCGATACCGAAACGATGGAAGTCATTGAAACAGTGTGGAAAAAGGCGGCGCACGTAATTGGTAATGTCGTTTTTTCGCCCGATGGAAAGATGTTGGCCGCCGTGTGCCTGGATGGCACCTTGATGGTGTGGGGTGTGCAGTCGCGATAA
- a CDS encoding UbiA-like polyprenyltransferase: MPTRIRQLLEMIRFSHTLFALPFALLAAGMAWWKNSQEGIPFRWQDLAGILLCMVFARSAAMAFNRLADRKIDADNPRTAGRHLPAGLLSLPTVVTFTVICGVGFVASTLLFLPNRLPLLLSLPVLAFLCGYSYAKRFTAWCHYWLSAALMLSPIAAWIAIRGNVEWPPVLLGLVVFFWVGGFDIIYACQDTDFDRDRRLHSLPARLGIPAALRLAMLSHVLMVVCLFGLWYVAELGPVFFVGACLVAVLLAYEHWLVRPDDLTRVNIAFFQVNIIISMGLLVVGLADLWWTAH, encoded by the coding sequence ATGCCGACTCGCATTCGACAACTTCTGGAGATGATCCGCTTTAGCCATACGCTGTTTGCGCTGCCCTTTGCGCTGTTGGCAGCGGGGATGGCGTGGTGGAAGAATAGCCAAGAGGGCATCCCCTTTCGCTGGCAGGACCTAGCGGGCATTTTGTTGTGCATGGTGTTCGCGCGGTCGGCGGCGATGGCCTTTAATCGGCTGGCGGACCGGAAAATCGATGCGGACAATCCTCGCACGGCCGGTCGGCATTTGCCCGCCGGGTTATTGTCGTTGCCAACCGTCGTGACTTTCACGGTCATCTGTGGCGTGGGGTTTGTAGCTTCGACGCTGCTATTTCTGCCCAACCGTTTGCCGCTGTTGCTCTCGCTGCCGGTGTTAGCGTTTTTGTGCGGCTACTCCTATGCGAAACGCTTTACCGCTTGGTGCCATTACTGGTTGTCCGCCGCATTAATGCTTTCGCCGATTGCCGCTTGGATCGCCATTCGCGGCAACGTCGAATGGCCGCCGGTACTATTGGGGCTGGTCGTATTTTTCTGGGTCGGCGGCTTCGACATTATCTACGCTTGCCAGGATACCGACTTCGATCGCGACCGGCGTTTGCACAGCCTTCCCGCGCGGTTGGGAATCCCAGCGGCGTTAAGACTGGCGATGCTCAGCCATGTGCTGATGGTGGTCTGCCTGTTCGGACTATGGTACGTTGCCGAGTTGGGGCCGGTGTTTTTCGTCGGAGCCTGCTTGGTTGCCGTCTTATTGGCCTATGAACATTGGTTGGTCCGCCCCGATGATCTGACACGGGTGAACATTGCTTTTTTTCAAGTCAACATCATCATCAGCATGGGGTTGTTGGTCGTGGGCCTCGCCGATTTGTGGTGGACGGCACACTAG
- a CDS encoding tRNA dihydrouridine synthase — protein MTKTLTSPLRIGPLALDFPVVQAALSGYSDWPMRVIARRCGAPYTICEVMLDRFITSLKNREKTRHHLMISAEEHPVGGQLMGAEPEQFGPAAVRLVEAGFDVIDINFGCPVKKVLGRCRGGFHLSQPATAIEIMQRVRDAVPDAIPVTVKMRRGIDDSAESRDKFYEIFDAAYEIGVAAITVHGRTVMQRYDGPSRWEFLRELKTHAGPRVVLGSGDLFSAAACLEMMQYTGVDGVTVARGAIGNPWVFAQARALFAGRELPPPTVFEQRDMIREHFALAHEIYDPHRACGVMRKFGIKYARLHPQGEQVRNAFAVARSDEQWQDVLETWYAEDLPGCLPVVDEVG, from the coding sequence ATGACCAAGACGTTGACTTCACCGTTACGAATTGGCCCGCTGGCGCTCGACTTTCCGGTCGTGCAGGCGGCGCTTTCGGGGTATAGCGATTGGCCAATGCGTGTGATCGCCCGGAGGTGCGGGGCGCCGTATACGATTTGTGAAGTGATGTTGGATCGGTTTATCACGTCGCTCAAAAACCGCGAGAAGACGCGGCATCATTTGATGATTTCCGCTGAGGAACATCCTGTCGGCGGCCAGTTGATGGGGGCGGAGCCAGAGCAGTTTGGTCCGGCGGCGGTGCGGCTTGTCGAAGCGGGTTTTGACGTGATCGACATCAACTTTGGATGTCCGGTGAAAAAAGTGCTCGGCCGTTGTCGCGGCGGTTTTCATCTCAGCCAACCGGCGACAGCGATCGAAATCATGCAGCGTGTGCGTGATGCAGTCCCGGATGCGATTCCGGTGACGGTCAAGATGCGACGGGGGATCGACGATTCAGCGGAAAGTCGCGACAAGTTTTACGAGATCTTCGATGCCGCCTATGAAATTGGCGTCGCTGCCATCACCGTGCATGGCCGGACGGTGATGCAGCGTTATGACGGACCGAGCCGTTGGGAATTTCTCCGCGAATTAAAAACACATGCCGGCCCGCGTGTGGTGCTGGGGAGCGGTGATCTATTCTCCGCCGCCGCCTGTTTGGAAATGATGCAGTACACCGGTGTCGATGGCGTAACCGTCGCGCGGGGGGCAATCGGAAACCCGTGGGTCTTCGCGCAGGCCCGGGCCCTGTTTGCCGGCCGTGAACTGCCTCCGCCAACAGTGTTTGAACAACGGGATATGATCCGCGAACATTTTGCATTGGCGCATGAAATCTACGATCCGCACCGCGCGTGCGGCGTGATGCGCAAATTCGGCATCAAATACGCCCGGCTGCATCCCCAGGGCGAACAGGTGCGCAACGCCTTCGCCGTGGCGCGTAGTGACGAACAATGGCAAGACGTCCTCGAGACTTGGTACGCCGAAGACTTACCCGGCTGCTTACCGGTGGTCGATGAAGTGGGATAA
- a CDS encoding redoxin domain-containing protein, whose product MSKTSPYCIVSRLFVYSILVFATSSHFAVAADSQPTDMTDDMAQLDIQVGLEPGNIAPTFTATDLDGKTIDLQKIAGESKYILLDFWASYCGPCRAEFPHLRKLNADYKDRGLQIIGVCSDTDRDTAARAAEQAELNYPHVYHADQAQQSVTTLYQVTGIPQTYILDSNLRVVAKGLRGSSLEHRIEELFLDADLANLKPNDQVVVAKDKAPLKVINDVLAELPKGQQLKVVSTQGDWIWTYVDRDGKRTKGWINAKLIALANDSESPAQAKDEALDGHMSGSKADSAGNNVLLTSEQGSSEGKVKPAKLESPAPPAPATPEPADWELQNPDEMPRLFEFAGTRNLKSDLTDEAVGEIGRFKLTGTDMTCAAVAPDGRFVVSGGNDSVIRLWDAVTGREIRQFKGHEAKILTLAFSADGQHILSGSTDASVRLWDVESGSQLHSYTGHESDVISVAFAPGGRFATSTGRDNTLRMWKLPAATMHTQSENVPADHIVRRLIVDEPKQITAAQVDPKTLDGEVKLNAAGHIVAIDFRTSRANNATLKQLCDLKHLETLYIYGPNITDAGLESLRGLTQLKHLWLTATNITDAGMRSLSGLGQLESLVLSHCDGVSDAGLAHIEKLTTLKDLWLNETHVTDRGLKHLAGMTDLEMLVLPGNDGITDDGLKHLSKLTNLRDLWLNGANVSDKGLTLVAQLDRLQFVDAGQTQITAMGARQFQQQLPSCDLEY is encoded by the coding sequence TTGTCCAAGACGTCCCCCTACTGCATCGTCAGCCGGTTATTCGTTTATTCAATTCTCGTATTTGCTACATCGAGTCATTTCGCCGTCGCCGCTGACAGCCAGCCTACCGACATGACGGATGACATGGCGCAGCTGGATATACAAGTCGGTTTAGAACCGGGAAACATTGCTCCCACATTCACAGCGACCGATTTGGATGGCAAGACCATCGACCTCCAAAAAATCGCCGGCGAATCGAAGTACATTCTGCTCGATTTCTGGGCCTCTTATTGCGGACCGTGCCGGGCGGAATTCCCGCACTTGCGGAAACTCAATGCGGATTACAAAGATCGCGGTTTACAGATTATCGGCGTCTGTTCCGATACCGATCGCGACACGGCAGCGCGAGCGGCTGAACAAGCTGAGCTGAACTACCCGCATGTGTATCATGCGGATCAGGCCCAACAATCGGTCACCACTCTGTATCAAGTAACGGGCATTCCCCAGACGTATATTTTAGATAGCAACTTGCGCGTCGTCGCCAAGGGCTTGCGGGGATCGTCACTCGAACACCGGATCGAAGAACTGTTCCTCGACGCCGATCTGGCGAACCTCAAGCCCAACGATCAAGTGGTTGTCGCTAAGGACAAAGCACCGCTCAAAGTGATCAACGATGTGCTGGCCGAACTCCCCAAAGGGCAACAACTCAAAGTGGTGTCGACCCAAGGAGATTGGATTTGGACCTATGTCGATCGAGATGGCAAGCGAACCAAAGGTTGGATCAACGCCAAGCTGATTGCCCTGGCCAATGATTCCGAAAGTCCCGCGCAAGCCAAAGATGAAGCGCTGGACGGTCATATGAGCGGCAGCAAGGCGGATTCTGCTGGCAACAATGTGCTGCTGACTTCTGAGCAAGGTTCCAGTGAAGGGAAAGTGAAACCGGCGAAATTAGAATCCCCCGCGCCGCCCGCCCCTGCCACTCCCGAACCGGCCGATTGGGAATTACAAAATCCGGATGAAATGCCACGGCTGTTTGAATTTGCCGGGACACGTAATTTGAAATCTGACCTGACCGATGAAGCGGTCGGTGAAATTGGCCGCTTCAAACTCACGGGAACCGATATGACCTGCGCGGCGGTTGCTCCCGACGGACGCTTTGTCGTTTCGGGTGGGAATGACTCCGTGATTCGCTTGTGGGATGCGGTCACCGGTCGGGAAATCCGACAATTCAAAGGACACGAAGCCAAGATTTTAACGTTGGCTTTCTCAGCGGACGGACAGCACATTCTGTCGGGAAGCACCGATGCCAGCGTACGGTTGTGGGATGTGGAGTCGGGCAGCCAACTGCATTCTTATACGGGCCATGAATCGGATGTGATCAGCGTTGCGTTTGCGCCGGGGGGACGTTTTGCGACGTCGACCGGTCGGGACAATACATTGCGGATGTGGAAGTTACCCGCCGCAACCATGCACACCCAATCCGAGAACGTCCCGGCCGATCATATTGTCCGGCGACTCATTGTGGATGAGCCTAAACAGATCACTGCTGCCCAGGTCGACCCCAAGACCCTCGATGGCGAAGTGAAGCTCAACGCGGCCGGTCATATTGTGGCAATCGATTTTCGGACGTCGCGTGCCAACAACGCCACGTTGAAACAACTTTGCGATTTGAAACATTTGGAAACTCTCTATATCTACGGTCCAAACATCACCGATGCCGGTTTGGAGTCGCTGCGCGGCCTGACGCAACTGAAGCATCTCTGGTTGACGGCCACGAACATCACCGATGCCGGGATGCGTTCACTGAGCGGTCTAGGTCAATTAGAAAGCCTCGTCCTCTCGCATTGCGATGGCGTGAGCGATGCCGGATTGGCTCACATCGAGAAATTGACCACGCTCAAAGACTTGTGGCTCAATGAAACGCATGTGACCGACCGCGGCTTAAAGCACCTCGCTGGGATGACGGATCTGGAAATGCTGGTCCTGCCCGGAAACGACGGCATCACCGATGACGGGTTGAAGCACCTCAGCAAATTGACCAACCTACGGGACCTGTGGCTCAACGGCGCGAACGTCAGCGACAAAGGTTTAACACTTGTGGCTCAGTTGGACCGGCTGCAATTTGTCGACGCCGGCCAAACACAAATCACAGCCATGGGTGCCCGGCAATTCCAACAGCAATTGCCGTCATGCGACTTGGAGTACTAA
- a CDS encoding sulfatase: MRYCMGVLAVVALISATTLQAADDLQLAKADGAKPLNIVFILSDDHRYDVMSFLGHPFVETPAMDALARDGVYFENAMVTTSLCSPSRASILTGQYMHNHGVVDNNVLTKPGTIFFPQYLQAAGYNTGYFGKWHMGGHSDAPRPGFDRWVSFRGQGHYYPPKHLKNWKLNVDGESVPQKGYITDELTDYALDWLNGIKGQDKPFFMYLSHKGVHGMFHPAERHAGRYKDKSMPVPETMADTTENYEGKPLWLKNQRNSWHGVDFAYHQDTDIEEHYRLYCEALLSVDDSIARVRKWLADNDLAENTLVMYMGDNGFQWGEHGLIDKRTAYEASMRVPLVGVCPPLWKPGTVVKEVVANIDIGPTCLAAADLKPPANMDGQSFLDLAAGKEDAAQWRKNLLYEYYWEYNFPQTPTTFALRSQRYKFIQYHGIWDIDELYDLQTDPLEQHNLIFDPAQQNRIKQMRSELHEILVKADANRVPFSHKRRMGQNLRRRSGSAPAKFPEELLRKSNAKE; the protein is encoded by the coding sequence ATGCGGTATTGCATGGGTGTATTGGCGGTTGTGGCCTTGATTTCAGCAACGACGCTGCAAGCGGCGGACGATTTGCAGTTGGCGAAAGCCGACGGCGCGAAGCCGCTGAATATTGTGTTCATTCTCTCCGACGATCACCGCTACGACGTGATGAGTTTTTTGGGGCACCCATTCGTCGAGACGCCTGCGATGGATGCGCTGGCGCGGGACGGGGTCTATTTTGAAAACGCGATGGTGACAACGTCGTTGTGTTCCCCCAGTCGGGCGTCGATTTTGACTGGGCAATACATGCACAACCACGGCGTCGTGGATAACAACGTACTGACCAAGCCGGGCACGATTTTCTTTCCGCAATATTTGCAGGCAGCGGGTTACAACACCGGATACTTTGGCAAATGGCATATGGGCGGACATTCCGATGCACCGCGGCCGGGGTTTGATCGCTGGGTTAGTTTTCGCGGGCAAGGACACTACTATCCGCCCAAACATCTGAAGAACTGGAAGCTGAACGTCGACGGCGAATCAGTGCCACAAAAAGGCTACATCACCGACGAACTGACCGACTATGCTCTCGATTGGCTCAATGGCATCAAAGGACAGGACAAGCCGTTCTTTATGTACCTGTCGCACAAAGGGGTGCATGGCATGTTTCACCCGGCCGAGCGACATGCGGGACGCTACAAAGACAAATCGATGCCGGTCCCTGAGACTATGGCCGACACAACGGAAAACTACGAAGGCAAACCGCTGTGGCTTAAAAATCAACGCAACAGTTGGCACGGCGTCGATTTTGCCTATCACCAGGACACCGATATCGAAGAGCATTACCGGTTGTATTGCGAAGCGCTGCTCAGCGTCGACGATTCAATTGCCCGCGTGCGAAAGTGGCTGGCGGACAACGATCTGGCTGAGAACACGCTGGTGATGTACATGGGAGACAATGGATTTCAATGGGGCGAACATGGGTTGATCGACAAACGGACCGCCTACGAAGCTTCGATGCGGGTTCCGTTGGTGGGGGTCTGCCCGCCGTTGTGGAAACCGGGCACGGTCGTCAAAGAGGTCGTCGCCAACATCGACATCGGTCCCACCTGCCTGGCCGCTGCGGACTTGAAGCCGCCGGCCAATATGGATGGGCAAAGCTTTCTCGATCTGGCAGCAGGTAAAGAGGACGCAGCTCAGTGGCGCAAGAACCTGCTCTACGAATATTATTGGGAGTACAACTTTCCGCAGACGCCGACGACGTTCGCACTGCGATCACAGCGGTACAAGTTCATCCAGTATCATGGTATTTGGGATATTGATGAGTTGTACGACCTGCAAACCGATCCGCTGGAGCAGCACAATTTGATTTTCGATCCGGCCCAGCAAAACCGCATTAAGCAGATGCGTTCCGAATTGCACGAAATACTTGTCAAAGCCGATGCCAACCGTGTGCCCTTCAGCCACAAACGACGGATGGGGCAAAACCTGCGTCGCCGTAGCGGCTCCGCACCGGCGAAGTTTCCGGAAGAACTGTTGCGCAAGTCGAATGCAAAGGAGTGA
- a CDS encoding WD40 repeat domain-containing protein: MKRMQLRMNRVAARWCHIMAAVTIIAALSISCISSADDELVVNTKVIHDNGRGSMGSIAFSSDGSCLVGVKDTTRLANRLFDFLSNQSNHVWEGEYVVYDVRTGKTDILPIPAGKCISARVVPVGRDKNGKIPESDVVSVQLVSPKQLGVEGNRFDGIKVKSVKSGKTIATFPLKKDSPKHNLSISVDSAFTALAICNYEPLKGNKYFYHRGRFELWSLSDQQRRISRDSEDIGYYSVGFSPDGATLALGGGKTVTVPKALTFGKRSVVLDVPSHSAMINVWGVVEGKELKSFAYGETRGIHSVVFSRDGKILVTGDLDGSLMWWRASTGEQIAKVKLDVPKPIKGRSYGGPRIYCCALSPSGETLAVGVGSWNRGSRWGEVRLVDMQSKKVFATVWENHIQVILNVQFSNDGKMLAASSVDGTLMLWELRSE; encoded by the coding sequence ATGAAGAGAATGCAGTTAAGAATGAATCGTGTCGCAGCGAGATGGTGTCACATTATGGCCGCAGTAACAATCATTGCTGCGCTGTCGATTTCGTGTATATCGAGTGCAGACGACGAATTGGTTGTTAACACCAAGGTAATACATGACAACGGCCGTGGTAGCATGGGCTCGATCGCGTTTTCAAGCGACGGCTCATGTCTTGTCGGTGTGAAAGACACGACTCGTCTTGCAAATCGATTGTTCGATTTTTTATCAAATCAATCAAACCACGTGTGGGAAGGAGAATATGTCGTATATGACGTACGCACGGGCAAGACGGATATCCTCCCAATTCCGGCCGGGAAATGTATTTCAGCACGAGTCGTACCGGTCGGGCGTGACAAAAATGGGAAAATTCCCGAGAGCGACGTGGTGTCGGTTCAACTAGTGTCCCCCAAACAATTGGGAGTCGAAGGAAATCGCTTCGATGGCATAAAGGTCAAGTCCGTGAAATCGGGGAAGACGATTGCAACGTTCCCGTTGAAAAAGGACAGTCCGAAGCACAACCTTTCAATTTCCGTCGATAGTGCATTCACCGCGCTGGCGATCTGCAACTATGAGCCACTCAAGGGAAACAAATATTTTTATCATCGCGGACGATTTGAGTTGTGGAGCTTGTCGGACCAGCAAAGACGGATCTCTCGCGATTCGGAAGACATCGGCTATTATTCCGTTGGGTTTTCGCCAGATGGAGCGACCCTCGCGCTCGGTGGCGGCAAGACGGTTACCGTGCCCAAAGCACTCACGTTCGGTAAAAGATCCGTGGTATTGGACGTGCCCAGCCACTCCGCAATGATCAACGTCTGGGGGGTTGTCGAGGGAAAGGAACTAAAAAGCTTCGCCTACGGCGAGACTCGCGGTATTCACAGCGTCGTTTTTTCTCGCGACGGCAAGATTTTGGTGACCGGCGATCTCGATGGGAGTCTCATGTGGTGGCGCGCCTCGACCGGCGAACAAATCGCGAAAGTGAAGCTGGATGTTCCAAAGCCGATAAAGGGTAGATCGTATGGCGGCCCTCGTATCTATTGTTGTGCGTTGTCGCCATCTGGAGAAACGCTTGCCGTAGGAGTCGGCAGTTGGAATCGCGGCTCTCGCTGGGGGGAAGTCCGCCTCGTCGATATGCAGTCGAAAAAGGTGTTTGCGACGGTTTGGGAAAATCACATTCAAGTCATCTTGAACGTCCAGTTTTCCAATGACGGAAAGATGTTGGCTGCATCGTCCGTCGATGGGACGTTAATGTTGTGGGAATTGCGATCGGAATAG